The Hippopotamus amphibius kiboko isolate mHipAmp2 chromosome 3, mHipAmp2.hap2, whole genome shotgun sequence genomic interval TTGTTCCTATATTCAGTTGTAGAGGTAGAACCCAAGTCTTTGAGAATTTTAAGTTACTTTTCCCCATCACATAATATAACTAAGTAGAAGAGCCTGTATTTGAACCTAGCTCATTATTACTCTGGAGCTGATATtcttcttcatttcatttcagtgTGTCTCCTGCTTTGATCCAAGGataactgctggatcatatattgattttctttactttttaatgaaTCATCGTTGACTGATCTAGTGGTCTTACATGGtttgctttatacttttgtattCTTGGTGATGACTTGTAACTGAATATGGAGTTCATAGTGCAGACACTGTTTGGAATGTCTATTAATTCTGGAAACATAATAGAAATAATCATTTCAGAGTAAGCAAAAGGACAAATGTTAGTTAACACACAACTGTGTATTTATTGTCTTAGTAACATTGTAAATTGTTTTTGTTAGCTGTGACATTCACAAAAATcagcttgtttttatttctcataagtttaattttttcttttattttcctatttaataAACATAGattgtatatgtacacatacacacacacactcacatgccaTTTGACTGATAAATTTCTGTTACATCTATAGGTGAGGACACATTTTTCACAGCTTTATTTTGTTatggaaaagaagacaaaagttGGAGTAATAATCTGATGACTCATGGAAAAGCTTTCTGTGGCTAAGGTTTCTGGCTTCTTAAAGGAGAGAATAGTAACTGAAGTTGGTAAGGGCATTTTATCATAAGcaacattttcacattttccaaTTTGACCCTCATTATAATCCTGTGAGATGAGTAGGGAGGTTAGATATAAACATCCTTATATTACAATAAAGTCATATAAATTTGAAGTATATATCCTTGAAACTTGATCAGATTGGGCCACATCATATAAatcattagaaaataataaataactcaGACCCTGGCTATATTCAACATACTGTTTCTATTCCTTACATATATGGTTGTTGCCAAATTGTATCTGTAAATAATTGGGCCATTACCTTCTGATTCTACATCATTTGCTCTACGTCCTCCATCAGGAAGCATCATTAAAACATAACAAAGGAATCAGAGAGTTTTAACCTCTACGGTGAATGGAGACTTTAGAAAGGCCACCCCAGCTCTGAAGTTCTTGCcagaaaaaagttttgtttttttccctgtagaaACAGTGGGAAGGACTTGAATGTCAAAGCCAGAGATTTGGGGTTAAAATTCCAGATCCAGCATCTGTTATTTGTTATAAACATGTGTTTCCTAAAAGTAAAGTAGGGTGATAGGATCTAACATGGACTGTTTTCTGCCTACTAGACCCTGAAAAGTTGCTTCTTGCATTATTTAATTCAGTCATCATGACAAGACACATTAGTAGgtagtattttgttttataagcttctgttcttctttttaaatgatgaattaagaaaaatatcaactCAACACATGCATGCGTGTTATGTATTAGGCTGCCACAAGGTGCTTTCCCAATGAGAATTCTCTTATATAAAAAGTGGATTAATTAATCTTAAAGGCTCAattcatttcagatttttcaaGACATAATTGGGGGAGTAGCCATGATTTTCAAGCACCATTTAAGCTCtgtcttatttcttcttctatttctAGGTAAGGAAGTCACCTGATCAGGAATGGCATGTAAGTCACCCCTGTTCCCATCCATGCACATGGCAGGCATGACTAACAaatttccctcctcctttccccagaACTTGGATGTGACTTCAGAATCCATCTCACAGTTCACTCCAGGAAAATACTACTAAGTGATCAGAGTTGGCAGCTGAGATAAAAAATGTTTCTCATCCCTACCACAAGGGGATCCTTACCCTTCCCCTATATTACAGCTCTGACTATCTTaaagtatttaataatttatgcACACCTTAATTCTTCCTGACATCCCACTACCACCTTCAGCAAATGACTAATTTTGTGTTCTCACTGATGAGAGATGCGTTAGCACATaagatattttttcatatatctgCACCAAATTGATGACTATGATAATATACAAACGGTCtgaaacagatttttctttctcataattCTACATGCTCACCATGGTAGCTTTTGCCTGTTCCTTGAAAACCATGCAAAATCAAAGCTTTGTAACTGAGTTTTTACTCATGGGGCTCTCATAGAGTTTAAATGTGCAGAAAATagtatttgttgtatttttgttcatttacatTGCAGCAGTCGGGGGCAACTTGCTAATTGTGGTGACCCATCAGTAGCAGCCCAGAACTCCTGGGCTTCTCCATGGACTTCTTCTTGGTTTTTCTGTCCTTCCAGGATGCATGCTGCTCCTCTGTCACTGCCCCAAAGATGACTGTGGACTCTCTCTATGAGAGGAAAACCATCTTCAAATGCTGCATGACCCAGCTCTTTGCcaagcactgctttgctggggtggAGGTGATTGTCCTCACTGAAATGGCCTATGactgctatgtggccatctgcaaacacTTGCACTACTCTTCTATCATGAACAGCAGGCTCTGTGACTTTCTGATGGGAGTAGCCTGGACAGGGGGCTTCCCACATTCCATGAGCAAGTTCTCTTCATTTTCCAGCTGCCCTTCTGTGGCCCCAATGTCACTGATCACTTCATGTGTGACATGTACCCATTACTAGAGCTTGCCTGTACTGACACTCATGTCTTTGGCCTTTTGGTGGTCACCAACAGTGGGTTTTTTGGCATCCTAATCCTCTCCTTATTGCTTGTCTCCAATGGGGTCCTCTTACTGTCTCTGAGAACCCGTAGTACTGAAAGGCAGCAGAAAGCCCTCCCCACCCGTGGATCTCACTTTGatgttgtgattttgttttttgtcctctgtgtatctgtgtatgcACAACCTTCATCTGCCTTCTCCTTTGAGAAAATGGTAGCCATATTTTACACCATCCTAACTCCCTTGCTCAATCTTTTGATTTACACTTTCAGGAACAAGGAAGTGAAAAATGCTATGAGGAAGTGTGGAACAGAATAATGGTGgtttctaatgaaaaataaaatgttaaacttcaagaaagttttaaagtaaacataaaaCACAAACGTTCTTAGACAAAAACTTTATGTGGATGGACTTTATTTGACAGGTAGTAAGTCAGGCAGTAAAAGAGCATTAACATGGGGTCTGGGAAATAATGTTTTCACGCTTAGATCACTTATGAACTCTAATTAGGCAACTTGTTATCCTCATATGTAAGTGTAAAGAGAGTTGAATTTTATAGTTacttggaatctaaaaattgaagAAACGAGAGAGATATTACCTGTCTGATCTCTTGCCACTCATTTGATGATTTGAAAAAACCTtgtggagggaagaaaaaaatattttacagaatagaaacagaaactttctcaaactcttccatgTGAAAAGAAGTCTGTATTTAGGATGCTGATTTCAGtgactgatgaaaaaaaaagataatcaggaCTCAGGATTGGAAGAGATCAGAGCATTCTCAGAGCTTCCACTGTAGGTGTTCCTGTTATCacatgtttaaaaataacaaatcccACCTTGGAGTTCAAGAAACCCTTCCCTACTACTCTTTAGAGAATTCATAACCTTCTGATataccatataatttattttttattattttattattattattaatagttttGTCTGCCTTTTCTCATAGACTATAAGTTAAGAGTcagggaatctttttttcttttgttcattgatGTGTTATTAGCATCTAGAAAAGCCTAACGTAGAAGCTCAGTAAACATCTGTTGATGAAATGAGATATCTTCCCATATTCAAATTGAAACTTATCTATAATGTTAACACACTAACACATCAAGCTTGGTAAAGGAATGTAATTCATTATTGTTGATAATAGCCCTTAATTCTTGATGATATCTGTAACTAATGCTTTTATACAACACAGAGTAGAGTACTTAAAGTCTATATTCTAGTTAATTTTCTCATATCTAAAATTCTCAtataaaaattcagataaaaaataaagccacTGTTTGCTACCTactcttttctcattctttattcTTCATTCCTCTTTCCATTCCTCACAAAATTAAATCTGATTTCCTTTCTGAAAGTATTTCTGACCCAAATAAAATCATCTAGAGCCACCAATATGAATTATATTAATGGGCTTAATCTGGCCAGAATTTCTGAATTATTCACTGGAAACTTTACCTTAGTGAGATATACATTTCAATTAACAGAGTTTAAATTAGGGCCCAAAATTGTGCTGACTACACTTGAGACAGAGATGGACAGAGATATACTCGATATGGTACAAAACTCAGTTATCATCAATTCCCATGAAAAAATGGCCATAGTCAACTGAATTCAGTAAAACTCTCACCTTGATATATCGGAACCAGGATTCCAGTTAGGTAATCTGGTCATTCAGTTTACAATGGATTTTAGTTCAAACAGGGTCTGTTCACTCAGAGATTGCAAGGACTTCCAGAGATCACTGACTCAGCTTCTTGCCTTTGGCCAGTTCAATAGTCTCCTTTGAAACTGCCCTTTGTAAAAATGTTCCACTGGAACTGGAAACCTTAACCATTCTCTCAAAGTTGGGGAGTTGATTTAGGACTCTATGACTGGGCAGTTCAATGCAGGGACTCATTCATTGGTTGCTCTTCTTTTCCAAGGCAAGATATCTTATGATGTTACTGtacacattatattaaaattaaagagatttAGATTCATCCTTGAGAGATTTGGATTCCAGACTCAGTTCTGTTACTAACTAGCTGCGTGAACTtgatggcttatttcacttttttgGTCTGCAATTCCTTTGTTTAGGgtagattaataataataaaaaaataatatttattctgcATTTTCCTGAGCCAGGGATTCTTTCTTTTCACATGTTATATATTCTGGTATTTACAGAAATTAGAAGCAGGTCTTCATATTCCCATTTAATTCATGGGGGACTAAGGGTCAAAGACTTTAAGGGACACATCAAAAACCTTCCTCagagctgctgtatagcacagggatatcagcttggtgctttgtgatgaactagaggggtgggatggggagtgtgggagggaggctgaagatgGAGAGaattggggatatatgtataaatatagctgattcactttgttgtacaacagaaactgacacaacattttaaaacaattatactccaataaagatgtatttaaaaaataaaataaataaataaatgcaaaacaaagaaacaaacaaaaaccttcctcaggattcttccagtccatttgtaagggaaaaaaaaggccagGTGTTGAGAGTATACTTGTCTCTACAATGTTTCTCTGAGTTGCTTGGGCTTTCTGGTTGCCACTAGACCCTTTAGAAAAAGTGCAAAGCATGGTGCAATCTATCCATGGCATTATTCCATCTctatttctgtctcctttcacCCATACATACCCTGGACCGCTCACTTCATCCTCATAGACAGTACCTAGCAGGCAATGCCATACCTTGCAAGCAATTCTTAGACAAGAGTACTGATTGTAGCATGGCCTCCCAGGTAGGAAAGTAACTTTTTGATGCAATCTATTCCATCTTTAATACCTTGCAACCATTCAAAGACAAAGATCTAACTCTGTTTCCTGTAAGTGGAAGGacatacatctttaaaaaaaaaagaaaatatgtgagaCAAGTATTCAagaattcctttcccttttctttctttccatcttcctctctaaatttatttaaaaacatgtataggATTAGAAATGGGAGACCTCAATATTAATAATGTTAAAGAAATATTGattattagtttccttttatgAAGAGAACATAGGAAGTTCAGGAGATTGAGAaacttgtttaattttaaatagcaGATAAATGGAAAGACCAGGACTCAAATTTATAGTACATATTTTATCTCTGAGCCTTTAACCAATTTCAAAGGTCTTCATGCCACTAGAAGAGATGGGCTTAAGGAAATCTTATGGAGAAGGAAACAGCCTTTCTTCACATCAAATCATATACTTTGAAGTTTAATTAATTGTCCCCAAGGTTTGCCTTTGCCCTGGACTGTCTGAGCTAAGTAGCTCATTGCATATCCTTTAGGACTGGTTTGGGAGAAATAGTTTGCTTGAAGCTCCTGTGGTAAAGGCCTGCCTTAGGCATTTGCAAACTTTTGTGGGAATTACTATAAATATCCGGTGAAGTAAAAAAGTGACACTAAAATTCATAATTTTCCAAAAGAGATATTGTGGGGAGAGAGCTGACTTCAGAGGCATTTCTCACTCAGAGTGAAGAAATAGCTTTCTCCATAAAGTTTCCAAGAAACAAATTAAGAAACCTGTCCCATTTTTCATGACCCTCCTCATTGCTCCAATACAGACTTTGTTGTTCTGTCTAAGCTGGTGCTTCTGGAGAGGAGCTGTGTGAATTATGGCCACATGCAGAGTCCCCTTTCTCTATAAACTCTCTGCATCCCATAACCCTCTTGTGATAGAAGGTATTGATAAAACACAATGAAGTATAGTTTGTGTGTTTTATTCAGGCTTCATATATTTCACCTTATAAGTAAATTCAAGTTGAAGATATGAAAAATATACTGTATTGAAAGTCACCTATTTGCTCTTAAGAAGTAAGTTTTTCAGTCTCTCTGAAATAGTTTCTTCTAATTGTCTCCTAAAGACTTATCTCTTAGAATCTTTATTCCATGTGTCTTCTAACAAACGATGGAATTCCTAACAGGGTGTTTCCACCAATGAAGTGTTATGGTGGTCCGGGCTTCctaagccttccctgacctcagcACAAAGCTATACTGTCTCTGAAATGCATCTCTGCTCACAGAGGATGCAATAAACTGCACTGAGGCCAGCTTGGCAGAAGGTTCTATCTTGTGGATCCCCTCCTTTGAAGTTTTATGTCAGTGCTGATGTTTCTGGGACACAATATAAAATAGGGCTGCACTTTCTACACACCTGAGTTTTCAAGCCCCCTGGCAACCCTTTACTTATGACCATACTCCCTTTTTGGTTTGGGGGAAAGTGATAGTGTGGTAGGTTAGGAAGAAAGAAGCTGAAGTGTGTGATGAAATCTTGAGTCAAACTAccctctaatattttcttctcaccTTCCCACTCTGTCTTTCTGTATCCTACCCCGGATTCTTCTTTCCCTGGTGTTTAACTCACCTGCACTCCTCTCTCCTGCTCTGACTTCATTAGTctgcttctttcctcctcttcattATTATTCActtaggtatttatttttctgctttgaaaaactgCCTCAACATGCATTTTAATGAACTTGACTTTGGAGTCAGCAGAGAAATTTAAAGTATCAATTGTCCTCCTTCCCTAATGGCTcagcatttctcttttctaagaTGCAATCTACATGATGAttgagtttttttattttatatggcaTGCAGGGTGAATGCTAGAGACAGAAGCTATCTAGTTGCATGCCTCTCTAGTTCTAGCCTAACTGCCTTAAACTTTCTCTATCACAGGTCAAACTTTGTAACTACAAAAGGACAAAGCAAACGGCCAGAGTTACCTTGCAGAAATTGTGCCCGTCAAAcgaaataacaaaagcaaaaaccttgTTTGAATAATAAGATTAGAAAATTAGAATAATATTTACTCCAGTATTACCTTATTCAATCATATGTATACAGAAATCCACATAGTAATATAGGAGCATAGAAGGTAAAGATAGATGTCTATTTatctaaagaagaaaatggaaaacttttGGCACCAAATGCATTTGAACTGGTTAAAATTTCAGCAGGTGAAAGCAAAATTTAAGGattaggaagagaaaataatttcctctACTACCGTGATGTCCTCTCAGATCAAAGAGGCAGGATGGTCCAGGAGGATTAGGCAATAATGAATCCAAAGATAAAACTGTGAGGTGGTATTGATCTGACCTAATGCATACATCTTGTCAAATGCTGCTTTCCTGTCTTCATGTCCTcaaatcttcttttttcttacttaaaataaaacaaaataaaattacatgacCTGGCTTTCATGGTTGTCCATCATCTGCCCACAAATTTACCTTTTACAACTGTTTGATTTAATGAGAGTGTAGTTTTTATGGATGAGGTATCTACTATTCCTGAAACAATGCATGCAGATTCCCTTCTAATGGTATTTAATGACTCTTCTTTCCAAACTGATCCTCTCCTCACAGCAAAGAGCTCCCTACCTTTTGTCTTCCTCTCCTATTGGAAACCTAATGTATTGAAATTAAataatcattaatttattttcttgtttacagTCATCAGAGATACTTGGAACTGCCATTCAAAGCTTACAGTTACTATAACAActctaatttttctaatattattttagcTAGACTGCAAGGAAACCTAAAGTTTTATTTAGATGTGTAAATTTGTTAGAGGTAAACGGATGATTTGTCTTACTgacattgaaatatttattctacTTACGGAAACCCAGTATAAGCTTATACTTGAGCTTCAGTGAATCTTGTCAGAAACCTCAGCTTACCATTTTGAAAGCTATcactccatttctttttcatggttgaaCATTCACTGTCCAATTGATTTATTCTCCAGGGATCTTctcactttcagaaaaaaattaatttgatattATCACATAGAGTTGTGtgtaatttttatgtaattaatgATCTTATATGGAGGAATATTATCTCTCCAATTTGGTTGTGAAGCAGTTGAAGGCATCTTTCCATGTCCTATCGGCTGACTCTGGATATGAGTAGGTTCTTAGTACATATTTGATGACTGAGTTGATGGTGTTATTGATGCACTGAATGATTGGTGATTaatcaaaaagaggaaaagtatGTCAAAactcatattaaaataaattataggtCATCCACTTgacattaaaatgaaaaggcattgaAATATTATGAGACAATAAATATGATATCTCCCAAATTTAAGTAgcagaacaaaatggaaaggggAGTAAATTTGATAGATTTTAGtgtataaaattggaaaaaaaaactcaaaacttaaagatattaaaaattaactGACAAAGGATATACATAAATCAAAACATGAAATGAAGGAAGTAAATATATGCACAAATATTAAGCACTATTACTaatcaaaataaatatcataatttTAATTCTGTTAACTAAGCAAATATGATAGTGCCCCAAGTGAGGCTTTTACTAGAAGTTTGGGCCATATTGCTGTAATTTTGgcaacaatggaaaaaaatccaatttggacatcaaaagaaatatttaactgCATAGATGCATATATAATGCTGAAAACCCTCACAGAATGTGTAAGGAACTAACAGTTACGTCCGGGGAGTGAGATTGGTTAGTTATGAATTTTCGAAGGGTACTTTTCTCAGTCTGTAATCTAATGTAAACTTTAGagattttaatatgcaaatatattcattctataattattttttttctaaaaaataatgaaagaaccAAATTGGAAGGTTATGTGGCAATAGTtgtcaataataatgaaaatactcaTATTTATGTCAGTAATCCTCTAGACATGTATTTtgatgaaattattaaaattaaccaAAGGCTATATAAGAAGAGTTTATGCATAAGTTTTTTATTAGGATGGAAGTTTGAAAACaacttaagtaaaaataaatgatagaattTATAACATTTTGGTATGTTAATTTATAATTGCTCAACGAATAATTACACTATGGATACTTTACATAGGAAAgacatttaacaaataaaaactaagatCAAAAAGTATAATAATATTATGGGATGattgaaattatatatgtatgtatataaaaaaatagaacaatgggaaatatttgtgtgtttaaaTCCTGAAGTGCATTTAAAGATTATGTCTTGGATCAAAGTTGGAAGAATATAAACATCTGGAAAACAGTAGTAGACGTATTGTGTATGAGACAGGACATTATACAGGTTGTAGAAATATAAGAGATGGCACATCAGGTAGGAATCATAGGATGTAAAACCTGATTCCTTGTACGTAACATGagtaatggatttttttcaaatatatagtaATTTTCCTTAATAATGTCAGTTTCAATGCTTTACTTAAATATCTCATGTTCCCTGtcaatgaaagtaaaattatGGTTGTAATAAGTTTTATTTCCTAAAactggagaaatatttttttcttaaagcataaTTCAACcaagatattaaaaagatcaGGAATAATGGGTGCAAACTGGTGTCCAAATCAATGTGTTTTCTCAAGAGAGAATAtccaaaagtattattttaaacttatatAAAGATATGTTTTCAGTAAATCATATACACATACTTAAAGTATCTATTAGAATCTCTAATTGTCATATGAAGAAAAAGCATAGAGACAATAAAGTGACCTGATCAAGATCATACAGCAAGTCATCAGCTCTCAGACCTTGGCAGAGATCACAATGACTTGAGGGTTTTTTCCCCACCCAAATCTTAATCCCCCTAGGAAGATCTTGAGTTGATGCCCATGGTTGATGCATGaacataaatgttaaaaaaaagaaagtttcccAATTTATTATAATGCATGAAAAACTTTGAGAAACGCTGTTACATGTGTTGATGGGATTATAACTATAAAAGTTGTAATTCTAAGTCCAACTACACTGCTATTGCCAAGTCACCATTTCCCCAACTTTCTTCTCAGATGAACCACTTCTCAGCTGTGTCTGTTCTACACTCACTGTAACTATAGAGGTGAATAGCAGTGTGAATGAGTTCATTCTGCTTGGACTGACACAGGATGTACTAAAAGAGAAAGTAGTATTTGTGATCTTCTTGTTCCTATACCTGGCAACTCTTTTGGCAAACTTTCTAATAGTGATGACCATAAGGTATAGCCAGACACTTGAGagccccatgtacttcttccttttctacttATCTTTTGCTAATGCCTGTTTTTCAACAACCACTGCTCTTAGGTTAACTGTAGATTCTGTATCTGAGAAGAAAGTCATCTCCTACAATGAGTGCATGACCCAGGTCTTTGCAGTTCACTTCTTTGGGTGCGTGGAGACCTTGGTGCTTGTCCTAATGTCCTTTGATCACTATGTGGCCATTTGTAAGCCTCTGCAATACACAACCATCATGAGCCAGTGTGTCTGTGGTGCATTGGTGAAGCTGACCTGGGTGGGGTCTTGTATCCACTCTTCAGCACAGATTCCCTTGGCTTTGAGGTTACGCTTCTGTGGCTCCAATGTTATTGACCACTATTTCTGTGACATGCAACCTTTGTTGACACTTGCCTGCATGGATACATATGTCATGAATCTATTCATAGTGTTTAACAGTGGGGCCATATACATGGTGAGTTTCATATTGCTGCTAATCTCCTATGTTTTCACCTTACATTCTCTGAGTAACCATAGtgcagaaggaagaaggaaggcccTCTCTACTTGTACCTCCCACATTAGCGTTATCACCTTATTCTTCATACCTTGTATATTCACATATACTCGCCCTCTAACTGTATTTCCAGTGGACAAGATGGTTGCTGTGTTTTACACTATTGGGACACCTTTGCTCAACCCTCTGATTTACACCCTGAGGAATGCAGAAGTCAAACATGCCATGAGAAAGTTATGGTGCAACAAACTCTGACTCGAGGTAGCAAAGAGCAGAAGATGCCAATTGCTAATTCTGTCACaggtaaaataaaattggattGATAGAAAAGACGACATGTTCTCATTTTAACGTGGACTATAAAATCCTCATGCAATGGGATGTTCAAGGGAACGGGCAGAGTGAGCACAGAGCACAGATCTATATTATTTTAAGCCAATGTCTCCTAGAGTGACAGAACAGGAAGTGTCATCATACTTGTGGGAGTACAAGCCCATTCCTCACTTCTGCTGGCTGCTTTGATACTTCTGCTCTTTTGAGGCTTGTGAACCAGATCCTGTTGTTTCTGTAAATTTACTTTCTTGTTTtgcacatttttgtttatttgtttgtttgtttgttttcttttcatgtttcttattCAGGTTTAATCATTTGTCCCTGATTTCTTCCATCTTGTTGGCAAATCAGTTCCGGCACTACTGAGTCTGTATCATATCTTTTCTGGCTCAAGAGTCACTAGCATCAAGTCACTCCAACAAACTTACGCTCCCAAAGGAGCATAAATACTCTCTAGTTAAGCCCCTATTTTATATTTGTCTCCCCATTGTAACACCCTTAAAAACtggcctttccttttcctcttgaacATGTACAGGGAAATGACTCGGGACCTTTTATTCAAATTGGACAATTCTAGCAACATATTCATTGTATTGTCCataatttctttctaatttctttctatgttttttaatatcttttctttgttcaCCATGTTAACtgctatttttatattatttaattgcatatacatatctatttttt includes:
- the LOC130848589 gene encoding olfactory receptor 4C11-like, whose translation is MNEPLLSCVCSTLTVTIEVNSSVNEFILLGLTQDVLKEKVVFVIFLFLYLATLLANFLIVMTIRYSQTLESPMYFFLFYLSFANACFSTTTALRLTVDSVSEKKVISYNECMTQVFAVHFFGCVETLVLVLMSFDHYVAICKPLQYTTIMSQCVCGALVKLTWVGSCIHSSAQIPLALRLRFCGSNVIDHYFCDMQPLLTLACMDTYVMNLFIVFNSGAIYMVSFILLLISYVFTLHSLSNHSAEGRRKALSTCTSHISVITLFFIPCIFTYTRPLTVFPVDKMVAVFYTIGTPLLNPLIYTLRNAEVKHAMRKLWCNKL